In Campylobacter vulpis, a genomic segment contains:
- a CDS encoding septal ring lytic transglycosylase RlpA family protein, with translation MQKIHTLKLVLASSTLLLLSGCGVTSYIRDNFNGNAQVYYPTNDFKSDPSKSGSKGTMKPYTINGKTYYPTVVEVGETADGIASWYGPGFHGKKTSNGETYDQNGLTAAHKTLPMNTILRVTNLNNHRQVTVRVNDRGPFAHNRIIDLSKGAAGKIDMIHAGTAPVRLEVIGFGNKNSGNEVVHSNVNYGSGGAISGGGNVYEGGNFMVQIGAFKNRSGAEITASKYKTYRTYSSTIRTSSVDGLNRVFLTGFRSEEEARDFASSGAFAGAFVVRE, from the coding sequence ATGCAAAAAATTCATACGCTCAAGTTAGTTCTCGCTAGTTCTACACTTTTGCTTTTAAGTGGTTGCGGGGTTACAAGCTATATTAGAGATAATTTTAATGGAAACGCACAGGTTTATTACCCTACTAATGACTTTAAAAGCGACCCATCTAAGTCAGGTAGCAAAGGCACGATGAAGCCTTATACAATTAATGGTAAGACTTATTATCCAACCGTCGTTGAAGTGGGCGAAACTGCCGATGGGATAGCAAGCTGGTATGGACCGGGTTTTCACGGCAAAAAAACAAGTAATGGTGAAACTTATGATCAAAATGGACTAACAGCAGCACACAAAACCTTACCAATGAATACGATTTTAAGGGTTACAAATTTAAATAATCATCGTCAAGTTACCGTGCGTGTAAATGACCGCGGACCTTTTGCACATAACCGCATTATTGATCTATCAAAAGGTGCAGCAGGGAAAATTGATATGATTCACGCTGGAACAGCACCTGTAAGACTTGAGGTTATAGGCTTTGGTAATAAAAATTCAGGTAATGAAGTCGTGCATTCTAATGTAAATTATGGAAGTGGCGGTGCAATTTCTGGCGGAGGAAATGTCTATGAAGGGGGGAATTTTATGGTGCAAATCGGTGCATTTAAAAACCGCTCTGGAGCCGAAATTACCGCGTCAAAATATAAAACTTACCGAACTTATAGCTCGACTATACGCACAAGCTCTGTTGATGGGCTAAATCGCGTTTTTTTAACAGGTTTTAGAAGTGAAGAAGAGGCAAGAGATTTTGCTAGTAGCGGAGCTTTTGCTGGAGCTTTTGTCGTAAGAGAATAA
- a CDS encoding HAD-IIIA family hydrolase: MIELIFLDVDGCLTDGKIIYTQNGGEIKEFDVKDGAAIEAWLKLGKKIAIITGRNSPCVEQRAKDLKIEFVFQGIKDKLSCAKELLTKLNLDFSQCAAIGDYHNDKALLTAVGLSFKPKDAHEKLKVDVKLKNKGGRGAVAQMIELIIEKNAMQKEWDELWR, translated from the coding sequence ATGATAGAATTGATTTTTTTAGATGTTGATGGCTGTTTAACTGATGGTAAGATTATTTACACACAAAATGGTGGCGAGATTAAAGAATTTGATGTAAAAGACGGTGCTGCCATTGAAGCGTGGCTTAAACTTGGTAAAAAAATAGCTATCATCACAGGGCGTAATAGTCCTTGCGTGGAGCAAAGAGCTAAGGATTTAAAAATCGAATTTGTTTTTCAGGGTATTAAAGATAAATTAAGCTGCGCAAAAGAGCTTTTGACAAAATTAAATTTAGATTTTTCACAATGTGCCGCCATAGGGGATTATCACAACGATAAAGCCCTGCTAACTGCTGTTGGGCTGAGTTTTAAGCCTAAAGATGCACATGAAAAATTAAAAGTCGATGTGAAGCTTAAGAACAAAGGCGGACGCGGTGCTGTGGCACAGATGATAGAGCTTATCATAGAAAAAAATGCTATGCAAAAAGAGTGGGACGAACTTTGGCGATAA